The following proteins are co-located in the Apium graveolens cultivar Ventura chromosome 5, ASM990537v1, whole genome shotgun sequence genome:
- the LOC141661440 gene encoding alcohol acyltransferase 9: MAISVQVKEMSLITPSHTTPTHILQLSSLDSQLFLRFTIEYLLLYNPVPGCDRSATTDALKRALSRALVPYYPLTGRVQARPDGSGLEVDCRAQGAIFVEAVVSGSQLSDFESGPCFVTERRKFLSLCVTDVLKGAPPLVMQLTWLADGAVALGVGFSHCLCDGVGSAEFLNLFAELARLGDFKGKPVWQRHLLDSTSQSHASCVDSVTHPEFNRVSDQCMFESRFVHENLTPTSVTFDRKSLNELKKLAKITGQQGQSSYTSFEVLSAHIWKAWANSLNLPPNQIIKLLFSINIRKRVEPSLPTGFYGNAIVLGCAQTTVKDITKKGLAYATKLVKQAKNKVGNKYVREVVDLVSHTGACPDSVGVLILSEWSKIGIDRVDFGMGRPVQVGPVCTDRYCLFLPVADRKDSVKVMLAVPSYGAVKYKSLLEQPCLM, from the coding sequence ATGGCCATCTCTGTTCAAGTGAAAGAAATGAGCTTGATTACCCCTTCACACACTACTCCAACTCACATTCTTCAGCTTTCATCTTTAGATTCTCAACTTTTTCTTAGATTCACTATCGAATACTTGTTACTTTACAACCCTGTCCCTGGTTGCGACAGGTCAGCAACTACGGATGCTTTAAAGCGAGCGTTGAGCAGAGCTCTGGTACCTTATTATCCGTTAACAGGACGAGTACAAGCTCGTCCTGACGGCTCTGGGCTCGAGGTAGATTGTCGAGCCCAGGGCGCAATTTTTGTAGAGGCTGTAGTTTCGGGGAGTCAGTTGTCCGATTTTGAGAGCGGGCCCTGTTTTGTCACGGAGAGGAGGAAGTTTTTATCGTTATGTGTAACGGATGTTTTGAAAGGGGCCCCACCGTTGGTAATGCAACTGACGTGGCTAGCGGATGGAGCTGTTGCGCTCGGGGTAGGGTTTAGTCATTGTTTATGTGACGGTGTTGGAAGTGCCGAGTTTCTCAACTTGTTTGCTGAGTTAGCTAGACTCGGTGATTTCAAAGGGAAGCCCGTTTGGCAAAGACATCTACTAGATAGCACTTCACAATCACATGCAAGTTGTGTAGACTCGGTGACTCATCCCGAGTTTAACCGAGTAAGTGATCAATGTATGTTTGAGTCGCGTTTTGTACATGAAAACCTCACTCCCACGTCAGTCACATTTGATAGAAAATCGTTAAATGAGTTAAAAAAGCTCGCAAAAATAACGGGTCAACAAGGCCAGTCATCGTACACCTCGTTTGAAGTTTTATCAGCTCATATATGGAAAGCTTGGGCTAATTCACTAAACCTACCACCTAACCAAATTATAAAACTCTTGTTTAGCATCAATATTCGTAAACGAGTCGAACCGAGTTTACCAACAGGATTTTACGGTAACGCCATCGTGTTAGGATGCGCACAAACAACCGTCAAGGATATAACCAAGAAGGGATTAGCCTATGCAACTAAGTTGGTGAAGCAAGCCAAGAACAAAGTTGGGAACAAGTACGTAAGAGAGGTGGTAGACTTGGTGAGTCACACTGGGGCTTGTCCTGACTCAGTAGGTGTGCTCATATTGTCCGAGTGGTCAAAGATAGGAATAGACCGGGTTGATTTTGGAATGGGTCGTCCGGTTCAAGTGGGACCCGTATGTACTGATCGTTACTGCCTGTTTTTGCCGGTGGCTGATCGGAAGGACTCCGTTAAAGTGATGCTTGCAGTTCCGAGTTACGGGGCTGTCAAATACAAAAGCTTACTGGAGCAACCTTGTCTAATGTAA